A single Micromonospora luteifusca DNA region contains:
- a CDS encoding inositol monophosphatase family protein — MHRSAPSSRELLAIALDVARAAAATAYRMRVEGVSVAATKSTATDVVTAADRAVERQVLDALRQLRPDDAVLGEEYGTGETGPVAPGGVRWIIDPIDGTVNYLYGLPYSAVSLAAEVDGAVVAGVVRNVNTGEEWTATAGGGAWRDGVRLRCSDEADLGQALVGTGFGYAADRRAHQATVVAGLIAHVRDIRRLGAAALDLCLVAEGRLDAYFEKGLAAWDLAAGGLVAAEAGVRVAGLAGRPPGPDLVVAAPPALFAPLHDRLAELDAAGGP; from the coding sequence ATGCACCGTTCGGCGCCGTCAAGTCGGGAACTACTGGCGATCGCCCTCGACGTGGCGCGGGCCGCGGCGGCCACCGCGTACCGGATGCGGGTCGAGGGTGTCTCCGTGGCCGCGACCAAGAGTACGGCCACCGACGTCGTCACCGCGGCCGACCGGGCGGTGGAGCGGCAGGTGCTCGACGCGCTGAGGCAACTACGGCCGGACGACGCGGTGCTCGGCGAGGAGTACGGCACGGGGGAGACCGGGCCGGTCGCGCCGGGCGGAGTGCGGTGGATCATCGACCCCATCGACGGCACCGTCAACTACCTCTACGGGCTGCCGTACAGCGCGGTGTCGCTGGCTGCCGAGGTGGACGGGGCGGTGGTCGCCGGCGTCGTGCGCAACGTGAACACCGGCGAGGAGTGGACGGCCACGGCCGGGGGCGGCGCCTGGCGCGACGGTGTGCGGCTGCGCTGCTCCGATGAGGCGGACCTGGGGCAGGCGCTGGTCGGCACCGGCTTCGGCTACGCCGCCGACCGCCGCGCGCACCAGGCCACGGTGGTGGCCGGGCTGATCGCACACGTACGGGACATCCGCCGGCTCGGCGCCGCCGCGTTGGACCTCTGCCTGGTCGCGGAGGGGCGGCTCGACGCGTACTTCGAGAAGGGCCTCGCGGCGTGGGACCTGGCGGCAGGTGGCCTGGTGGCCGCCGAGGCGGGTGTGCGCGTCGCCGGCCTGGCGGGTCGGCCGCCGGGACCGGACCTGGTGGTCGCGGCCCCGCCCGCGCTCTTTGCGCCGCTGCACGACCGGCTGGCCGAGTTGGACGCCGCCGGCGGCCCCTGA
- a CDS encoding LytR C-terminal domain-containing protein, translating into MRALVVVGLLGVLALAFVVTAIVRDSQGNAGTAAGCPDGWPLADLTLHEPKDVKINVLNATDEPGRAGTVADDFRNRKFQVQKVGNAPKGVANVAVLRYGPKAVGSAHLLQAYFLNNAKWDYDEKRTDDVVDVVLGNNFQQLATTTEVNQSLGDSGPPEAPKGSCPSPAAK; encoded by the coding sequence GTGCGAGCACTCGTCGTCGTCGGCCTGCTGGGGGTGCTGGCTCTGGCATTCGTGGTCACCGCCATCGTCCGGGACAGCCAGGGGAACGCAGGTACGGCCGCGGGGTGCCCGGACGGCTGGCCGCTTGCCGACCTGACTCTGCACGAGCCCAAGGACGTCAAGATCAATGTGTTGAACGCGACCGACGAGCCTGGCCGGGCCGGCACCGTCGCGGACGACTTCCGCAACCGGAAGTTCCAGGTCCAGAAGGTCGGCAACGCTCCCAAGGGAGTCGCCAACGTGGCGGTGCTGCGCTACGGCCCCAAAGCCGTCGGTTCCGCGCACCTGCTGCAGGCGTACTTCCTCAACAACGCCAAGTGGGATTACGACGAGAAGCGCACCGATGACGTCGTGGACGTGGTGCTCGGCAACAACTTCCAGCAGCTCGCCACCACGACCGAGGTCAACCAGTCCCTCGGTGACTCGGGCCCGCCGGAGGCGCCCAAGGGCTCCTGCCCGTCGCCGGCCGCCAAGTGA
- a CDS encoding DUF4193 domain-containing protein, giving the protein MATDYDAPRRDEVDLGEDSLEELKARRVDSQSGAVDVDEAEVAESFELPGADLADEELTVKVLPMQQDEFRCARCFLVHHRSQLAVERNGELICRECV; this is encoded by the coding sequence ATGGCCACCGACTACGACGCCCCGCGTCGCGACGAGGTCGACCTCGGCGAGGACAGCCTGGAAGAGCTCAAGGCCCGGCGCGTCGACTCACAGTCGGGCGCGGTGGACGTCGACGAGGCCGAGGTGGCCGAGAGCTTTGAGCTGCCCGGTGCCGATCTGGCCGACGAGGAGCTCACGGTCAAGGTGCTTCCGATGCAGCAGGACGAGTTCCGGTGCGCCCGCTGCTTCCTGGTCCACCACCGTAGCCAGCTGGCAGTCGAGCGTAACGGCGAGCTGATCTGTCGCGAGTGCGTCTGA
- a CDS encoding DUF3093 domain-containing protein translates to MSMSPSPSTDQPPVAARTAYAERLDLPWWLWLAGLVAAALLAVEIWMGASGVRSWLPFAVLLPLAAAGMWWLGRIRVGVADSELRVDDARLPVRFVADVVPLDAAGRREVLGVGADPLAFVVQRPWIGGAVQVVLDDPADPTPFWVVSTRHPVELAESVLTARDALTLSGPPAGEPG, encoded by the coding sequence GTGAGCATGTCGCCCTCCCCGTCCACCGATCAGCCGCCGGTCGCCGCCCGCACGGCGTACGCCGAACGGCTGGACCTGCCCTGGTGGCTGTGGCTGGCCGGGCTGGTGGCCGCCGCGCTGTTGGCCGTCGAGATCTGGATGGGCGCCTCCGGCGTCCGTTCCTGGCTGCCGTTCGCCGTGCTGCTGCCGCTCGCCGCGGCCGGAATGTGGTGGCTGGGCCGGATCCGGGTCGGGGTCGCCGATTCGGAGCTGCGGGTGGACGACGCCCGGCTACCGGTGCGCTTCGTGGCCGACGTGGTGCCGCTGGACGCGGCCGGTCGCCGTGAGGTGCTCGGGGTTGGCGCGGACCCGCTCGCCTTCGTGGTGCAGCGGCCGTGGATCGGCGGCGCCGTGCAGGTGGTGCTCGACGATCCGGCCGACCCGACGCCGTTCTGGGTGGTGAGCACGCGGCACCCGGTCGAGTTGGCCGAGTCGGTGCTGACCGCACGGGACGCTCTGACGCTCTCCGGTCCTCCGGCCGGCGAGCCGGGCTGA
- the dut gene encoding dUTP diphosphatase produces MTDVVPVPVQLLDSELPLPTYAHPGDAGADLVAAANVELPPGGRALVPTGVAIALPEGYVGLVHPRSGLAARLGVTVLNAPGTVDAGYRGEILVNLINHDREVPAKISRGDRIAQLVIQQVARARFEPVAELPASRRGTGGHGSTGGHAGLVPSPAGQDRVEQRSDEPGRGQTEEMAG; encoded by the coding sequence GTGACCGACGTCGTACCCGTGCCCGTACAGCTGCTCGACTCTGAGCTGCCGCTGCCCACGTACGCCCATCCCGGCGACGCCGGGGCCGACCTGGTGGCGGCCGCGAACGTCGAGCTGCCGCCCGGCGGCCGTGCCCTGGTGCCCACCGGTGTGGCCATCGCGCTGCCGGAGGGGTACGTGGGCCTGGTCCATCCCCGATCCGGTCTGGCGGCCAGGCTCGGCGTGACGGTGCTCAACGCGCCCGGTACGGTCGACGCCGGCTACCGGGGTGAGATCCTGGTCAACCTGATCAACCATGATCGGGAGGTGCCGGCGAAGATCTCCCGCGGTGACCGGATCGCGCAGCTCGTGATCCAGCAGGTCGCACGGGCTCGGTTCGAGCCGGTGGCCGAGCTGCCCGCGTCCCGGCGCGGGACCGGTGGGCACGGGTCCACCGGTGGGCACGCCGGGCTGGTGCCGTCGCCGGCGGGCCAGGACCGGGTCGAGCAGCGGTCAGACGAGCCGGGCCGCGGTCAGACGGAAGAGATGGCAGGGTGA
- a CDS encoding DUF3710 domain-containing protein yields MIFSRKRADAERQTRDERATEVPDQGAAAPSLVRGPYDISESYDDVQRLDLGSLHIPAIAEVEVRVQADPQGVIQQVVLVHGDNALQLGVFAAPRSEGIWDEVREEIRQSLLRDGASAQEVDGEYGPELHAQVRTPDGPTNLRFVGIDGPRWMVRGVFQGPVATDPAMAGPLVECLDGLVVDRGQEAKPVREPLPLRLPQEIADQAGAEAGDAAEPRQV; encoded by the coding sequence GTGATCTTCTCCCGAAAGCGGGCCGATGCCGAGCGGCAGACCCGTGACGAGCGGGCCACCGAGGTCCCGGACCAGGGTGCCGCGGCACCGTCGCTGGTGCGCGGCCCGTACGACATCTCCGAGAGCTACGACGACGTGCAGCGACTCGATCTGGGCAGCCTGCACATCCCGGCGATCGCCGAGGTCGAGGTGCGGGTGCAGGCCGACCCGCAGGGTGTGATCCAGCAGGTGGTGCTGGTGCATGGCGACAACGCGCTGCAGCTGGGTGTCTTCGCCGCCCCCCGGTCCGAGGGGATCTGGGACGAGGTGCGCGAGGAGATCCGCCAGTCGCTGCTCCGCGACGGCGCGAGCGCGCAGGAGGTCGACGGCGAGTACGGCCCGGAGCTGCACGCCCAGGTGCGTACCCCGGACGGCCCGACCAACCTGCGGTTCGTCGGCATCGACGGGCCGCGCTGGATGGTCCGTGGCGTGTTCCAGGGCCCGGTGGCCACCGATCCGGCGATGGCCGGGCCGCTCGTCGAGTGCCTGGACGGCCTGGTGGTCGACCGTGGCCAGGAGGCGAAGCCGGTCCGCGAGCCGCTGCCCCTGCGGCTGCCCCAGGAGATCGCTGACCAGGCCGGTGCCGAGGCGGGCGACGCCGCCGAGCCGCGCCAGGTCTGA
- a CDS encoding OB-fold nucleic acid binding domain-containing protein yields the protein MTTDESRVSLRRILQRFTASEAEIDAQELRRESAQCGGIPAQQCSRGQLVSVAGRLRTVVYTPRTNLPTLEADLYDGTDVVTLVWLGRRHIAGIEPGRHLTARGRVAVRDDRKVIYNPYYELDSPK from the coding sequence ATGACGACCGACGAGAGCCGGGTGTCGCTGCGGCGCATCCTGCAACGGTTCACCGCCAGCGAGGCTGAGATCGACGCGCAGGAGCTGCGCCGGGAGAGCGCCCAGTGCGGCGGGATCCCGGCCCAGCAGTGCTCCCGGGGCCAGTTGGTCTCGGTCGCTGGTCGGCTTCGCACGGTGGTCTACACGCCGCGCACCAATCTGCCCACCCTCGAGGCCGACCTGTACGACGGCACCGACGTGGTCACCCTGGTCTGGTTGGGTCGACGGCACATCGCCGGGATCGAGCCGGGCCGGCATCTGACCGCGCGTGGCCGGGTGGCGGTGCGTGATGACCGCAAGGTCATCTACAACCCCTACTACGAGCTGGACTCGCCGAAGTGA
- a CDS encoding DUF3159 domain-containing protein, whose protein sequence is MTTGQHRAAQPETGPQDEERLPTIAEQMADQLGGWRGLVESSIPVVVFVVANIIGELRPAVIASVAVALLIAGLRLAQRRPIRHAVNGLFGVAIGAAMAWRSGEERDFYLPGILYGIGYGVALLVSAAVRQPLVGWIWSVLVAKGRSEWRHDPKLVRTFTQLTVLWGVVWLAKVGVQAGLYLAHQDTALGVARLVLGFPPYALLLLITVWTVRRVTREPQPAPVPGA, encoded by the coding sequence ATGACGACGGGACAGCACCGGGCGGCACAGCCGGAGACCGGCCCTCAGGACGAGGAGCGGCTGCCGACGATCGCCGAGCAGATGGCCGACCAGCTCGGCGGCTGGCGTGGGCTGGTCGAGTCCAGCATCCCGGTCGTGGTCTTCGTCGTCGCCAACATCATCGGTGAGCTGCGGCCGGCGGTGATCGCCTCGGTCGCCGTCGCGCTGCTGATCGCCGGGCTGCGGCTGGCCCAGCGCCGGCCGATCCGGCACGCCGTCAACGGGCTGTTCGGCGTCGCCATCGGCGCGGCCATGGCCTGGCGCAGCGGCGAAGAGCGCGATTTCTACCTCCCCGGCATCCTCTACGGCATCGGGTACGGCGTCGCCCTGCTGGTCTCGGCGGCCGTCCGGCAACCGCTGGTGGGCTGGATCTGGTCGGTGCTGGTCGCCAAGGGCCGCTCGGAGTGGCGGCACGACCCGAAGCTGGTACGGACCTTCACCCAGCTGACCGTGCTCTGGGGTGTGGTCTGGTTGGCGAAGGTGGGCGTGCAGGCGGGGCTCTACCTGGCCCACCAGGACACCGCGCTGGGCGTCGCCCGGCTGGTGCTGGGCTTCCCGCCGTACGCGCTGCTGCTGCTGATCACGGTCTGGACGGTGCGCCGGGTCACCCGGGAGCCGCAGCCGGCCCCTGTGCCCGGCGCCTGA
- a CDS encoding potassium channel family protein, with product MRVAIAGAGNVGRSIAQELIDNGHQVMLIERQPKMLRPDRVPAAEWVLADACELTSLEEANVAGCDVVVAATGDDKTNLVLSLLAKTEFAVPRVVARVNRAENEWLFTEQWGVDVAVSKPRVMAALVEEAVTVGDLVRLMTFRQGEANLVEITLPPTAPYVGQPIHAVPLPRDAALVAILRGKRVLVPSPDDPIEAGDELIFVCTAEVEDAVRAVILGPDSVERTRGSR from the coding sequence ATGCGGGTCGCCATCGCGGGCGCGGGCAACGTGGGCCGCTCGATCGCCCAGGAACTGATCGACAACGGCCACCAGGTGATGCTGATCGAGCGCCAACCGAAGATGTTGCGTCCCGACCGGGTGCCGGCCGCCGAGTGGGTGCTGGCTGACGCCTGCGAGCTGACCAGCTTGGAGGAGGCCAACGTCGCCGGGTGCGACGTGGTGGTCGCGGCGACCGGCGACGACAAGACCAACCTGGTGCTGTCGCTGCTGGCCAAGACCGAGTTCGCGGTGCCCCGCGTGGTCGCCCGGGTCAACCGGGCCGAGAACGAGTGGCTGTTCACCGAGCAGTGGGGCGTGGACGTCGCGGTGAGCAAGCCCCGGGTGATGGCCGCACTGGTCGAGGAGGCGGTCACCGTGGGCGACCTGGTCCGGCTGATGACCTTCCGGCAGGGCGAGGCGAACCTGGTCGAGATCACGCTGCCGCCGACCGCGCCCTACGTCGGTCAGCCGATCCACGCCGTGCCGCTGCCCCGCGACGCCGCACTGGTGGCGATCCTGCGCGGCAAGCGGGTCCTGGTGCCCAGCCCGGACGACCCGATCGAGGCCGGCGACGAGTTGATCTTCGTCTGCACCGCCGAGGTGGAGGATGCGGTCCGCGCGGTGATCCTGGGACCGGACAGCGTCGAGCGGACCCGCGGCTCACGCTGA
- a CDS encoding potassium channel family protein, with amino-acid sequence MHVVIMGCGRVGSTLAHSLESRGHSVAVIDQDADAFRRLGPDFAGITVTGAGFDGEVLRQAGIERADAFAAVSSGDNSNIISARLARETFGVSRVAARIYDQRRAQVYERLGIPTVATVRWTADRMLRHLVPEGNVEIFRDPTSTVSIVEVPVHKDWIGRSVRTLEEAAGARVAYLIRFGIGTLPTGSTVLQEGDQVFMLVSDDIVATVTSVAATPPEGGH; translated from the coding sequence GTGCACGTCGTGATCATGGGATGTGGTCGGGTCGGGTCGACCCTTGCCCACAGCCTGGAATCCCGGGGGCACTCGGTGGCGGTGATCGACCAGGACGCCGACGCCTTCCGCCGACTCGGCCCCGACTTCGCCGGGATCACGGTGACCGGGGCCGGCTTCGACGGCGAGGTGCTGCGCCAGGCCGGCATCGAGCGCGCGGACGCCTTCGCGGCGGTCTCGAGCGGCGACAACTCCAACATCATCTCGGCCCGGCTGGCGCGCGAGACGTTCGGCGTGTCCCGGGTCGCTGCCCGGATCTACGACCAGCGCCGGGCCCAGGTCTACGAGCGGCTGGGCATCCCCACCGTGGCGACCGTGCGCTGGACGGCCGACCGGATGCTGCGGCATCTGGTGCCGGAGGGCAACGTGGAGATCTTCCGCGATCCCACCAGCACCGTGTCCATCGTCGAGGTGCCGGTGCACAAGGACTGGATCGGCCGGTCGGTTCGAACGCTGGAGGAGGCCGCCGGAGCGCGCGTGGCCTATCTGATCCGCTTCGGCATCGGCACGCTCCCGACCGGCTCCACCGTCCTGCAGGAGGGTGACCAGGTGTTCATGCTGGTCAGCGATGACATCGTGGCGACGGTCACGTCGGTGGCGGCAACGCCGCCGGAAGGGGGGCACTGA
- a CDS encoding APC family permease → MASPTSLLKRLLLGRPFRSDRLQHTLLPKRIALPVFASDALSSVAYAPDEILLTLSIAGASAFLFSPWIALAVVVVMLTVVASYRQNVHAYPSGGGDYEVATVNLGPKFGVGVASALLVDYVLTVAVSVSSGVANLGSVVPFVATHKVLIAVSAVVLLTAVNLRGLRESGTAFAIPTYGFVIVMLGMLLTGLFRVFVLGDELRAPSADLVIQAEHSVTGFALVFLLLRTFSSGAAALTGVEAISNGVPAFKAPKSRNAATTLLLLGTISVSMLVGIIWLARLTHLQFVEDPALQIVSGPDGYVQKTVTTQLGETVFGSGSILLYVLAGVTALILFLAANTAFNGFPVLGSILAQDRYLPRQFHTRGDRLAFSNGITFLALFAIVLIVGFQAEVTKLIQLYIVGVFVSFTVSQAGMIRHWNRLLRTERDLEARRRMYRSRAINTFGMGLTGTVLVIVLITKFLLGAWIAIVAMAVIYVLMLAIRRHYDRIAVELTPPDEGRAVLPARNHAIVLVSKVHQPTLRAIAYARATRPDTLTAVTVNVDDKDTRDLQADWERREMAIPLTVIDSPYREITRPILDFVASTRRKSPRDVVTVFIPEYVVGRWWENLLHNQSALRLKGRLLFEPGVMVVSVPWQLASTASKNLDRLDATLSRTPARGPRGGGLPPNDLPVASAPAPESRPIDGGPVGTSRD, encoded by the coding sequence GTGGCCAGTCCCACCTCGCTGCTGAAGCGGCTGCTCCTCGGTCGACCGTTCCGGTCCGACCGACTGCAGCACACCCTCCTCCCGAAGCGCATCGCGCTGCCCGTGTTCGCCTCCGACGCGCTGTCCAGCGTCGCGTACGCGCCTGACGAAATCCTGCTGACCCTCTCCATCGCCGGCGCCTCGGCGTTCCTGTTCTCCCCGTGGATCGCACTGGCCGTGGTCGTGGTGATGCTCACCGTGGTGGCGAGCTACCGGCAGAACGTGCACGCCTACCCCTCCGGTGGTGGCGACTACGAGGTGGCCACGGTCAACCTGGGTCCGAAATTCGGGGTCGGGGTGGCCAGCGCGCTGTTGGTCGACTACGTGCTCACGGTGGCGGTGTCGGTCTCCTCCGGGGTGGCCAACCTCGGGTCGGTGGTGCCGTTCGTGGCCACCCACAAGGTCCTGATCGCGGTGAGCGCGGTGGTGTTGCTGACCGCGGTCAACCTGCGCGGGCTTCGCGAGTCGGGCACGGCGTTCGCCATCCCCACCTACGGCTTCGTGATCGTGATGCTCGGGATGCTGCTCACCGGGCTGTTCCGGGTCTTCGTGCTGGGCGACGAACTCCGCGCGCCGAGCGCCGACCTGGTCATCCAGGCCGAGCACAGCGTGACCGGTTTCGCGCTCGTCTTCCTGCTGCTGCGGACGTTCAGCTCAGGCGCCGCCGCGCTCACCGGCGTGGAGGCGATCTCCAACGGGGTGCCGGCGTTCAAGGCGCCGAAGAGCCGCAACGCCGCCACCACCCTGCTGCTGCTGGGCACCATCTCGGTGAGCATGCTGGTCGGGATCATCTGGCTGGCCCGGCTGACCCACCTGCAGTTCGTCGAGGACCCGGCCCTCCAGATCGTCTCCGGCCCCGACGGGTACGTGCAGAAGACCGTCACCACCCAGCTTGGCGAGACGGTCTTCGGGTCAGGGTCGATCCTGCTCTACGTGCTGGCCGGGGTGACCGCCCTGATCCTGTTCCTGGCCGCGAACACCGCGTTCAACGGTTTCCCGGTGCTCGGCTCGATCCTCGCCCAGGACCGCTACCTGCCCCGCCAGTTCCACACCCGGGGCGACCGGCTGGCCTTCTCCAACGGCATCACCTTCCTGGCCCTGTTCGCGATCGTGCTGATCGTCGGCTTCCAGGCCGAGGTGACGAAACTGATCCAGCTCTACATCGTCGGGGTGTTCGTCTCGTTCACCGTCTCCCAGGCCGGCATGATCCGGCACTGGAACCGGCTCCTGCGCACCGAGCGGGACCTGGAGGCGCGTCGCCGGATGTACCGCTCCCGGGCCATCAACACGTTCGGCATGGGGCTGACCGGCACGGTGTTGGTGATCGTCCTGATCACCAAGTTCCTGCTCGGCGCCTGGATCGCGATCGTCGCGATGGCGGTGATCTACGTGCTGATGCTGGCCATCCGCCGGCACTACGACCGGATCGCGGTCGAGCTGACCCCGCCGGACGAGGGCCGGGCCGTGCTGCCCGCCCGCAACCACGCGATCGTGCTGGTCAGCAAAGTGCACCAACCGACGTTGCGGGCCATCGCCTACGCCCGGGCCACCCGGCCGGACACGCTGACCGCCGTTACCGTCAACGTGGACGACAAGGACACCCGGGACCTGCAGGCCGACTGGGAACGGCGGGAGATGGCCATCCCGCTCACCGTCATCGACTCGCCGTACCGGGAGATCACCCGGCCGATCCTGGACTTCGTCGCCTCCACCCGCCGCAAGTCACCCAGGGACGTGGTCACCGTCTTCATTCCCGAGTACGTCGTCGGCCGCTGGTGGGAGAACCTGCTGCACAACCAGAGCGCACTGCGCCTCAAGGGCCGGTTGCTCTTCGAACCGGGAGTGATGGTGGTCAGCGTGCCGTGGCAGCTCGCGTCGACAGCGAGTAAGAACCTGGACCGGCTGGACGCCACGCTGTCCCGGACCCCGGCGCGCGGACCGCGCGGCGGCGGCCTGCCACCGAACGACCTGCCGGTGGCCTCCGCACCGGCCCCCGAGAGCCGCCCGATCGACGGCGGCCCGGTCGGGACCAGCCGTGACTGA